One window of the Spirochaetia bacterium 38H-sp genome contains the following:
- a CDS encoding sugar ABC transporter permease, whose product MQKKWVIPCFLFPALMVYSVFFILPIIGSVRLAFFDFNGLEPVTFVGFDNFVALFTRSPYSEHFWNAFGNNIVFFLIVTVFQNFFGFVIAVMVTRKKWGANFFRTISFLPTTISVIVVGFLFKLMLNPQWGLVNMILERIGLISQGFPWLGKPGIALFMVAFAVSWQWMGESVIFYSAGIDGINPELFEAARIDGASLWHEIRYILLPAVVPVIAIVTILIFVGDFTQFDIVYAMTGSKGNPSYSTDIFGSLFYRVAFQVPARGGWGFGMGAAVSTTISLIISIGVFLWVLLFNRAGKKKQGGVA is encoded by the coding sequence ATGCAAAAAAAATGGGTTATACCCTGTTTCCTCTTTCCGGCTTTAATGGTTTATTCTGTTTTTTTTATATTACCTATTATAGGGTCCGTTAGGCTGGCTTTTTTTGATTTTAATGGACTTGAGCCTGTTACGTTTGTAGGCTTTGATAACTTTGTTGCTTTATTTACACGTTCTCCTTATAGCGAACATTTTTGGAATGCCTTTGGAAATAATATTGTTTTTTTCCTTATTGTGACTGTTTTTCAGAATTTTTTTGGTTTTGTTATTGCTGTAATGGTTACGAGAAAGAAATGGGGTGCGAATTTCTTCAGAACCATAAGCTTTTTGCCTACAACAATATCTGTAATAGTCGTGGGATTTTTGTTTAAACTCATGCTCAATCCTCAATGGGGGCTTGTGAATATGATTCTGGAGAGGATCGGACTTATTTCTCAAGGCTTTCCATGGCTGGGTAAGCCGGGTATTGCTCTGTTTATGGTTGCTTTTGCTGTAAGCTGGCAATGGATGGGCGAGTCTGTTATTTTTTATTCCGCAGGGATAGATGGTATCAATCCGGAGCTTTTTGAAGCTGCAAGAATAGATGGGGCGTCATTATGGCATGAAATCAGATATATTCTTTTGCCTGCTGTTGTACCGGTTATTGCTATTGTTACAATTTTGATTTTTGTAGGAGATTTTACTCAGTTTGATATTGTTTATGCCATGACCGGCTCCAAGGGGAATCCTTCCTATTCTACTGATATCTTTGGTTCTCTCTTTTATAGGGTCGCTTTTCAGGTGCCTGCACGTGGAGGTTGGGGGTTTGGTATGGGTGCGGCTGTGTCCACTACTATTTCTTTGATAATCAGTATAGGTGTTTTTCTATGGGTGCTTTTATTTAATAGGGCCGGTAAAAAAAAGCAGGGAGGTGTGGCATGA
- a CDS encoding carbohydrate ABC transporter permease has protein sequence MRALNVLPSLGRFVNKKRVVVSFFYYSALVVYAFFVLIPILYMLFSSFKPESEIFSKSFGLPKNWTLGNYERLFSRSHYGLYFFNSILSALVSLFLIAVFSSTAAYVLAKYKFKLSGYVYAYFLIGLIFPLQLGTIVLLKMMLSIGAYDSLIALILVNVARGIPLGIFILTDFIRMIPEELSNAARIDGASESGIFVRIILPLIRPALASVLLVNLIPVWNDFWFPLVFIKSDFIKTIPLATALLFGQFETNYGFVVTVLAVASLPVMVFYLIASKSFVKSITGGALKG, from the coding sequence ATGAGGGCGCTTAATGTGTTGCCTTCTCTTGGGAGATTTGTAAATAAAAAAAGAGTTGTTGTTTCTTTCTTTTATTATTCTGCATTGGTTGTATATGCTTTTTTTGTTCTGATACCTATATTGTATATGCTTTTTTCTTCTTTTAAGCCGGAGTCTGAGATTTTTTCCAAGTCCTTCGGTTTACCGAAAAACTGGACTCTTGGTAATTATGAGAGGCTTTTCTCTCGTTCTCATTATGGTTTGTATTTTTTTAATAGTATTCTTTCTGCTTTGGTTTCTCTTTTTCTTATAGCTGTTTTTTCTTCTACTGCTGCCTATGTGCTTGCTAAATATAAGTTTAAATTATCCGGATATGTTTATGCATATTTTTTGATAGGGCTTATATTTCCTTTGCAGCTTGGAACCATTGTTTTGTTAAAGATGATGCTGAGCATAGGGGCTTATGACAGTCTTATTGCTCTGATTCTTGTAAATGTAGCAAGAGGGATACCTCTGGGTATATTTATACTAACTGATTTTATAAGAATGATTCCTGAAGAGCTTAGTAATGCAGCAAGAATAGACGGAGCCAGCGAGAGTGGTATTTTTGTGAGAATTATCTTGCCACTTATACGTCCGGCTCTCGCTTCTGTTTTGCTGGTCAATCTCATTCCTGTCTGGAATGATTTCTGGTTTCCTCTTGTGTTTATAAAGTCCGATTTTATAAAGACTATTCCTCTTGCCACTGCTTTGCTTTTTGGACAGTTTGAGACTAATTATGGTTTTGTTGTAACTGTTCTTGCTGTTGCTTCTCTTCCAGTTATGGTTTTTTATCTGATTGCTTCTAAGAGTTTTGTTAAGAGTATTACGGGAGGGGCTTTAAAAGGATGA
- a CDS encoding tetratricopeptide repeat protein, with protein sequence MKKYIALLITLMLTLSAFSQEVSPDTQADTPTTSKEIQTGETSPTTSTDTQTADTQEESNKAVAKLYTATSTHYYVKTDISEDFANKIATFMEALFSLANKTFRFDTESLTETLNVRIFTSQDDYDTYIKRLTGTTRDSFIYLHYSTPSKRELVAYQKEDTEEFYRQLMHQGTIQFLRAFISNPPLWLQEGMAVFFEASEYSPQDGTINYKENLMWLESLKNIVEGNSTYSLIPLSELLDMEMDEASQKLETYYPEAWGFVSFLTYEWNKDYNRALWDTFKVLSPDATYQENQTILKKRVFAWLKSEQMETDFKSYIKNKKSFRNLLEDGISLYKEGKLKEAQETFVKASKLNPDHFAPYYYLGLAAYAQSDYSLAEYYYSTALEKGADKAITSYALGVNAYASQDYDKAKEYLNTAKELSPEDYGTKADTILTKITEKEQTGM encoded by the coding sequence ATGAAAAAATATATAGCTCTGCTTATTACTCTAATGCTGACTCTATCAGCATTTTCTCAGGAGGTAAGTCCAGATACACAGGCCGATACTCCTACAACAAGCAAAGAGATACAGACAGGAGAGACAAGTCCTACAACAAGCACAGACACACAGACAGCTGATACACAGGAAGAAAGTAATAAAGCTGTTGCCAAACTGTATACTGCAACAAGCACGCATTATTATGTAAAAACAGATATATCCGAAGATTTTGCAAACAAGATTGCAACATTTATGGAAGCTCTTTTTAGTCTTGCAAACAAAACATTCCGATTTGATACAGAGTCCCTGACAGAAACCCTCAATGTGCGTATTTTTACTTCTCAGGACGACTATGACACATATATAAAACGCCTTACAGGAACAACCAGAGACAGTTTCATCTACCTGCATTACTCCACACCGTCCAAAAGAGAATTGGTTGCTTATCAGAAAGAAGATACAGAAGAGTTCTACAGACAGCTTATGCATCAGGGTACAATCCAGTTCCTGAGAGCATTTATCAGCAATCCACCACTCTGGCTACAGGAAGGCATGGCAGTGTTCTTTGAAGCCAGCGAGTACAGCCCCCAAGACGGCACTATAAATTATAAAGAAAACCTTATGTGGCTAGAAAGTCTCAAAAACATTGTTGAAGGAAACAGCACGTATTCGCTTATACCACTCTCAGAGCTCCTGGATATGGAGATGGACGAGGCAAGCCAAAAACTAGAAACATACTATCCGGAGGCCTGGGGATTTGTATCCTTCCTCACCTATGAATGGAACAAGGACTACAACCGCGCGCTCTGGGATACATTTAAGGTGCTCTCTCCAGATGCAACATATCAGGAAAACCAGACAATACTCAAAAAGCGAGTTTTTGCCTGGCTAAAATCAGAACAAATGGAAACGGATTTTAAATCTTATATCAAGAACAAAAAATCATTCCGAAACCTCTTGGAAGACGGAATAAGCCTCTACAAAGAAGGAAAACTCAAGGAAGCCCAGGAAACCTTTGTAAAAGCCTCCAAGCTAAACCCAGACCACTTTGCGCCTTACTACTACCTAGGACTTGCAGCCTATGCACAGTCCGACTACTCGCTCGCAGAATATTACTACTCAACAGCACTGGAAAAAGGCGCGGACAAAGCCATAACAAGCTATGCACTTGGAGTCAATGCATACGCCTCACAGGACTACGACAAAGCAAAAGAATACCTTAATACCGCAAAAGAGCTTTCGCCGGAAGACTACGGAACAAAAGCAGATACAATACTAACAAAAATAACAGAAAAAGAACAAACAGGAATGTAA